The proteins below are encoded in one region of Nitrospirota bacterium:
- a CDS encoding UDP-N-acetylmuramoyl-tripeptide--D-alanyl-D-alanine ligase — protein sequence MTIQGIAKVGQGEESMGLFTVEELREVISVKILAGRDSVSGKRRIRQVSTDSRSIRRGDLFVALRGEQFDGHEFVPAVLAKGAAGAIVHDEYRLPSGSASARLFEGRSAPFLFGVQDPLFAYQQLATHHRSRFSIPVVAVTGSNGKTTTKDMVAAVLAQRWRTLKTEGNFNNRIGVPHTLFRLTARHQAAVIEMGVDHQGQTTRLCEIVRPTVGLITNIGPDHLEFFGSMEGSAQAKAELLDMLPADGTAILNADDPYFDYLASRAQCRVMSFGFSEMADVRASEVTSDARQGTTFRLHLPGKSRPIAVRIKVHGAHNVTNALAAAAVGAALNLSGSMIVQGLGRFRPAAMRSQVVTHHGVHIINDCYNANPASMKAALQLLAQWSPARERIAVLGDMLELGPESRPMHREVGQFLATQGLSRLIACGTLGRDIAEGARRGGMADAQIEEAADAVAAADRLKKMVRQGDVVLVKASRGMKMEQVVQVLTGMRAVIKQAS from the coding sequence GTGACGATTCAGGGCATAGCCAAGGTCGGACAGGGCGAGGAATCGATGGGACTCTTTACGGTTGAAGAATTGCGGGAAGTCATCAGCGTGAAGATCCTCGCTGGCCGGGATTCGGTATCGGGGAAGCGCCGGATCAGACAGGTCAGCACGGATTCGCGATCGATTCGCCGCGGGGATCTTTTTGTCGCGTTGCGAGGCGAGCAGTTCGATGGCCATGAGTTCGTGCCGGCCGTGCTCGCGAAAGGCGCGGCTGGCGCGATCGTGCACGATGAATACCGCCTGCCGTCCGGCTCCGCGTCGGCGCGGCTTTTTGAGGGACGGTCGGCCCCCTTTCTGTTCGGCGTGCAGGATCCCCTGTTCGCCTATCAGCAGTTGGCGACCCATCATCGCAGCCGATTCTCGATCCCCGTGGTGGCGGTGACCGGCAGCAACGGCAAGACGACGACGAAAGATATGGTGGCGGCGGTGTTGGCGCAGCGGTGGCGCACGTTGAAGACCGAGGGGAATTTCAATAATCGGATCGGCGTGCCCCATACCCTGTTCCGGCTCACAGCTCGCCATCAAGCGGCGGTCATCGAGATGGGAGTGGATCATCAGGGGCAGACGACCAGGCTCTGTGAGATTGTCCGGCCCACGGTCGGGTTGATCACCAATATCGGCCCCGATCATCTGGAGTTCTTCGGGAGCATGGAAGGCTCGGCGCAGGCCAAGGCGGAACTGTTGGACATGCTTCCGGCCGATGGCACGGCGATCTTGAACGCCGACGATCCCTACTTCGACTATCTCGCCTCGCGCGCGCAATGCCGCGTCATGTCGTTCGGATTTTCAGAGATGGCCGATGTCCGCGCGAGCGAGGTCACGTCCGACGCCCGCCAGGGCACGACCTTCCGCCTGCACCTTCCCGGAAAGAGCCGTCCCATCGCCGTGCGAATCAAGGTGCATGGAGCCCACAACGTGACCAATGCGCTTGCCGCTGCGGCAGTCGGTGCGGCGTTGAACCTGTCCGGTTCGATGATTGTTCAGGGGCTGGGCCGATTCCGCCCCGCCGCGATGCGGTCGCAGGTGGTGACCCATCATGGCGTCCATATCATCAACGATTGCTACAACGCCAACCCGGCGTCGATGAAAGCGGCGCTTCAGCTGTTGGCGCAGTGGAGCCCGGCGCGCGAACGGATTGCCGTCCTGGGAGATATGCTGGAGCTCGGCCCTGAGAGCCGCCCGATGCACCGGGAGGTCGGGCAGTTCCTGGCCACGCAGGGTCTGTCGCGGCTGATCGCCTGTGGAACATTGGGTCGGGACATCGCAGAGGGAGCCAGGCGCGGCGGGATGGCCGATGCGCAGATCGAGGAAGCGGCGGATGCGGTGGCCGCGGCCGATCGGCTCAAGAAGATGGTGCGGCAGGGTGACGTGGTGCTGGTGAAGGCTTCTCGCGGCATGAAGATGGAGCAGGTGGTCCAGGTTCTGACGGGGATGAGGGCGGTCATCAAGCAGGCATCGTAA
- a CDS encoding UDP-N-acetylmuramoyl-L-alanyl-D-glutamate--2,6-diaminopimelate ligase, whose product MTRDPLTLTQLLTALRGQVAILEQRGEMTRPVQGITDDSRAVTAGSLFVAVKGERVDGHNFIEQAIKAGAGAIVAQVPVASGPLPLVLVADSRKALGLLGSRFHGDPSSRLKMIGVTGTNGKTTTTCLCKSLLEGIGRKVGLIGTVGYQIGQETFPASHTTPGALDLQQLLAKMVEHGLDATVMEVSSHALALDRTSGCEYDVAVFTNLTQDHLDFHHTMDEYFAEKLKLFTGLAGGQKTGKRAIVNMDDPRGTAIRAACPVPVWGYALQNKAELKAEAVRLSLSGTTFTAATPAGSFTVESRLVGEHNVYNLLGAIGVALHDGATADQICEAAAHITNVPGRFERVSSGQDFTVVVDYAHTEDALVRLLTAAQVLKTDRIITVFGCGGDRDRGKRPKMGRAAVEYSDVVVLTSDNPRTEDPMAILREVEVGVREALAHRSHVQYRLVPDRREAIGAAIREAHRGDMVLIAGKGHEDYQIIGTKKFHFDDREVAREAIQQLQGCA is encoded by the coding sequence ATGACGCGCGATCCTCTCACCCTTACGCAATTGCTCACGGCGCTCCGTGGGCAGGTCGCGATTCTGGAGCAGCGCGGCGAGATGACTCGTCCGGTGCAGGGGATTACGGACGATTCACGGGCGGTCACGGCCGGGAGTCTTTTCGTGGCCGTCAAGGGCGAGCGAGTCGACGGCCACAATTTTATCGAGCAGGCCATCAAGGCCGGAGCCGGCGCGATTGTTGCGCAGGTTCCTGTGGCTTCAGGGCCGTTGCCCCTCGTGCTGGTGGCTGATTCGCGCAAGGCGCTCGGGCTGCTCGGAAGCCGGTTCCATGGAGATCCTTCTTCCCGTCTCAAGATGATCGGCGTGACCGGCACGAACGGAAAGACTACGACCACGTGCCTCTGTAAATCGTTGCTGGAAGGAATCGGTCGGAAGGTGGGGTTGATCGGCACGGTGGGGTATCAGATCGGGCAGGAGACCTTTCCCGCCTCGCACACGACGCCCGGCGCGCTCGATCTTCAGCAATTGTTGGCGAAGATGGTTGAACATGGACTCGATGCCACCGTGATGGAAGTGTCGTCCCATGCCCTCGCGTTAGACCGGACGTCCGGCTGCGAGTATGACGTGGCGGTCTTTACGAACCTCACGCAGGATCACCTCGATTTTCATCACACGATGGATGAGTACTTTGCAGAGAAGCTGAAATTATTTACCGGATTGGCCGGGGGGCAGAAGACGGGGAAACGCGCCATCGTCAATATGGATGATCCGAGAGGGACTGCGATCCGGGCCGCCTGTCCTGTGCCGGTCTGGGGTTATGCCCTGCAGAACAAGGCTGAGCTCAAGGCGGAAGCTGTGCGTCTCTCTCTGTCGGGGACGACCTTTACCGCTGCGACTCCTGCCGGTTCGTTCACGGTCGAGAGCCGGCTGGTGGGGGAACATAACGTCTACAACTTGCTGGGGGCGATCGGAGTGGCGCTGCATGATGGGGCAACGGCGGATCAGATCTGCGAAGCGGCTGCCCATATTACGAATGTCCCAGGCCGGTTCGAACGGGTCTCGTCGGGGCAGGACTTTACCGTGGTCGTCGATTATGCCCATACGGAAGATGCCCTCGTCCGGCTGCTCACGGCCGCCCAGGTCTTAAAGACCGATCGGATCATTACGGTGTTCGGCTGCGGCGGTGATCGGGATCGAGGGAAGCGGCCTAAGATGGGCCGCGCCGCCGTGGAGTACAGTGATGTGGTGGTGCTGACCTCCGACAATCCGCGCACCGAGGACCCGATGGCGATCCTTCGTGAAGTCGAGGTCGGCGTGCGCGAGGCGCTGGCGCACCGGAGCCATGTGCAGTATCGCCTGGTGCCGGACCGGCGTGAGGCGATCGGCGCGGCGATCCGCGAGGCGCACCGCGGCGACATGGTGCTCATTGCCGGCAAGGGGCATGAAGACTATCAAATCATCGGGACGAAGAAATTTCATTTTGACGACCGGGAGGTCGCGCGCGAAGCGATCCAGCAGCTGCAGGGTTGCGCGTGA